Proteins from a genomic interval of Spea bombifrons isolate aSpeBom1 chromosome 4, aSpeBom1.2.pri, whole genome shotgun sequence:
- the SLC23A2 gene encoding solute carrier family 23 member 2 — protein sequence MGVGRNPSSKAMESTNSTDGKYEEESKHPAFFALPVVINGGAASSADQDNEDTELMAIYTTESGIAEKSSLAETLDSIGSFDRQMMDMIYTVEDVPPWYLCIFLGLQHYLTCFSGTVAVPFLLAEAMCVGFDQWATSQLIGTIFFCVGITTLLQTTFGCRLPLFQASAFAFLAPARAILSLEKWKCNATDVSMSNGTELLHTEDIWYPRIREIQGAIIMSSLIEVVIGFLGLPGALLRYIGPLTITPTVSLIGLSGFQAAGERAGKHWGIAMLTIFLVLLFSQYARNVKLPLPIYKSKKGWTAYKFQLFKMFPIIMAIIVSWLLCFIFTVTDVFPPDSTKYGFYARTDARHGVLTVAPWFKVPYPFQWGLPTVSAAGVIGMLSAVVASIIESIGDYYACARLSCAPPPPIHAINRGIFIEGLSCVLDGVFGTGNGSTSSSPNIGVLGITKVASRRVIQYGAAFMILLGMIGKFSALFASLPDPVLGALFCTLFGMITAVGLSNLQFVDLNSSRNLFVLGFSIFFGLVLPSYLKENPLVTGIAEIDQVLNVLLTTAMFVGGCVAFILDNTIPGTPEERGIRKWKRGLSKGGSGIEGMESYDLPFGMNFLRKYKCFSYLPISPTFAGYQWKALRRNSKSRRTEEEPEPAV from the exons ATGGGCGTTGGTAGGAACCCGTCATCTAAAGCAATGGAATCCACAAACTCTACAGATGGGAAGTATGAGGAGGAATCCAAACACCCGGCCTTCTTCGCCCTGCCG GTGGTGATAAACGGAGGAGCTGCGTCGAGCGCGGATCAAGATAATGAAGACACTGAACTCATGGCCATCTATACCACGGAAAGCGGCATTGCGGAAAAG AGCTCTTTGGCGGAGACTTTGGATAGCATTGGAAGCTTTGACCGGCAGATGATGGATATGATCTATACAGTGGAGGATGTGCCCCCGTGGTATCTGTGCATCTTTTTGGGGTTACAG CATTACCTGACATGTTTCAGTGGGACAGTGGCCGTCCCATTCCTACTAGCAGAAGCCATGTGCGTTGGTTTTGACCAGTGGGCCACCAGTCAACTTATTGGGACCATTTTCTTCTGCGTTGGAATCACTACTTTGCTTCAGACAACTTTTGGGTGCAG GTTACCCTTGTTCCAGGCGAGTGCGTTTGCATTCTTAGCGCCAGCCCGTGCCATTCTATCCCTTGAGAAGTGGAAATGTAACGCTACAG ATGTATCTATGTCCAATGGAACGGAGCTGCTACACACAGAAGACATCTGGTACCCGAGAATACGAGAG ATACAAGGTGCCATCATTATGTCATCATTGATTGAAGTGGTCATTGGCTTCCTTGGGCTCCCCGGAGCCTTACTGAGGTATATCGGACCACTTACCATCACCCCTACTGTGTCCCTCATCGGGCTGTCCGGATTCCAGGCGGCGGGGGAGAGAGCCGGCAAGCACTGGGGCATTGCTATGCT CACCATTTTCCTGGTCCTGTTGTTCTCCCAGTACGCCAGGAACGTCAAGCTGCCCCTTCCGATCTATAAATCCAAAAAGGGGTGGACGGCCTACAAGTTCcagctttttaaaatgtttccg ATTATTATGGCCATCATTGTTTCCTGGCTCCTCTGCTTCATCTTTACGGTAACGGATGTTTTCCCGCCAGACAGTACCAAGTATGGGTTTTATGCGCGCACAGATGCCAGACATGGGGTCTTAACCGTTGCTCCTTGGTTTAAAGTGCCCTACCCAT TTCAGTGGGGTCTCCCCACGGTGTCTGCGGCCGGTGTTATCGGGATGCTGAGCGCCGTGGTGGCCAGTATCATTGAATCTATCGGAGATTACTATGCCTGCGCGCGCCTGTCTTGTGCACCCCCTCCTCCCATCCACGCTATCAACAG GGGAATTTTCATTGAAGGCCTCTCTTGTGTGCTGGATGGAGTTTTTGGTACCGGGAACGGCTCCACGTCATCTAGTCCCAACATCGGTGTGCTGGGCATAACCAAG GTTGCCAGTCGTAGAGTTATCCAGTATGGTGCTGCATTTATGATCCTCCTGGGCATGATTGGAAAATTCAGTGCCCTGTTTGCCTCCCTGCCTGATCCTGTCCTTGGGGCCTTGTTTTGTACTCTTTTTG gTATGATCACCGCAGTGGGTTTGTCCAATCTTCAGTTTGTGGATCTGAACTCTTCTCGAAACCTTTTTGTCTTGGGATTCTCCATTTTCTTTGGCCTTGTGCTTCCAAGTTATTTAAAGGAGAACCCGCTTGTTACAG gCATTGCAGAGATTGATCAAGTGCTAAATGTACTTTTGACAACAGCCATGTTTGTGGGGGGCTGCGTTGCTtttattttggacaacactatacCTG GAACACCAGAGGAAAGAGGTATCCGTAAATGGAAACGCGGGTTAAGCAAAGGGGGCTCTGGCATCGAGGGGATGGAGTCCTATGACCTACCGTTTGGCATGAACTTTCTCCGGAAATACAAATGTTTCAGCTACCTTCCCATCAGTCCCACGTTTGCTGGGTACCAGTGGAAAGCTCTCCGGAGGAATAGCAAGAGCCGGAGAACAGAAGAGGAACCAGAGCCCGCTGTATAA